The DNA region CAAAAGCAGTGCTGACGGGATGCCATCTGCCAAAAATTAAAGCAGCAAGAGCAATAAAACCTTTTCCTGCACTCATACCTTCGGCAAAGAATTTGACGTGAACTAAAGCTAGATACGCACCTCCCAAACCTGCCATACAGCCACTAATTATCACTGCTGTATAGCGCACTAAAGTAACAGAAACTCCGGCAGTATCTGCGGCGCGTGGATATTCTCCCACCGCACGCAAGGACAATCCTAAACTTGTGCGAAATAATAAATATGTAGTGAAGGGAACTAGCAAGAATAACAAGTAAATCAGCGGGTCTTGATTGAACAGGAGAGAACCCACGATCGGGATATTTTGCAATCCGGGAATGCCGATAGTTTGAATGCCCGGTAATTGTTGCGCTTGACCGCTATTAAATAGGATGCGCGACCAAAAAGAGGTCAATCCAGCGGCGGTGAGATTAATCGCAAGTCCCGATACTAATTGGTCAACTCGCAAGGTAACGCAAAGATAAGCGTGCAGCAATCCCACTATTCCACCGACTGTTATTGCTAACAGCATCCCTATCCAAACATTACCAGTCAAAACTGCTCCGGCAGCGCTAGCAAATGCACCGGATAGTAACATTCCTTCTAGGGCAATATTTAGCACTCCTGACCTTTCTGAAAAAAGTCCTCCTAAAGCGGCAAATGCTAAAGGGACTGAGAGGCGCAAGCTGGCACTTAAGTAATCGGTAAAAAAGGTCAAATTGTCCATTGTATTTTTTTATTTGAAGCGAATATAAATACGATCGCATCTGCGTTCATCTGCGTTCATCTGCGGTTTTAATTCTAATCATTCTAAATCGACGTTCGATCGCAAAACTAATGGCAATAAACAGCACAGTTAATCCCTGAATGGCGTAAACTACGGTAACGGGAACATCCGCACTGCGCTGCATCACGTTTGCGCCGCTGCGTAAGGCACCGAAAAAGAGGGATGTTGCCACAATGCCAGCGATGTTACCGCGACTCAGAAAGGCAAGAGCGATCGCATCATATCCATAACCAGGTGAAAATTGCTCGAATAAGCGATGTTTCAACCCCATCACCTCGGAGGAACCAGCTAATCCCGCCAATCCTCCCGCTAGCGCCATCACAATGATTATTGTGCGTTCCACCGACATCCCGCTGTAGCGTGCCGCCACGGGATTCAGCCCCACCGCCTCGATTTGGTATCCTAAAGGCGATCGGGCCAGCACCACCCACAGGATTACCGCCGCAATTAATCCAACTAAAATCCCCGCATGGGCTTGCGTTTTAGGTAGTATAATTGGCAACCAAGCTGATTGGGAAATTAAGGGAGAATACGCACTAGGCGCACCCGGTTCGATCAGCGGTTCGTGGACGAGATATCCCACCAAATTAAGGGCGATATAGTTCAGCAACAGCGTTGTGATGACTTCGTTTACGCCCCGTACCGCTTTGAGATATCCCGGAATCCCACCCCAG from Argonema galeatum A003/A1 includes:
- a CDS encoding ABC transporter permease is translated as MDNLTFFTDYLSASLRLSVPLAFAALGGLFSERSGVLNIALEGMLLSGAFASAAGAVLTGNVWIGMLLAITVGGIVGLLHAYLCVTLRVDQLVSGLAINLTAAGLTSFWSRILFNSGQAQQLPGIQTIGIPGLQNIPIVGSLLFNQDPLIYLLFLLVPFTTYLLFRTSLGLSLRAVGEYPRAADTAGVSVTLVRYTAVIISGCMAGLGGAYLALVHVKFFAEGMSAGKGFIALAALIFGRWHPVSTAFACLLFGATEALQLRIQAFNLNIPYQFLVMLPYVIALLALIGLAGKSTPPAALGIPYIPESREQ
- a CDS encoding ABC transporter permease, whose protein sequence is MRHESSRIWLLLSPIVAIASALLVGAVLIALSGTNPVTAYTVLFTESLANYYGFGSTLTKTAPLLLAGLGVLTALKAGQFNIGGEGQIYMGGLGSTLVGLYLQGLPALIHVPLALLGGFLFGAVWGGIPGYLKAVRGVNEVITTLLLNYIALNLVGYLVHEPLIEPGAPSAYSPLISQSAWLPIILPKTQAHAGILVGLIAAVILWVVLARSPLGYQIEAVGLNPVAARYSGMSVERTIIIVMALAGGLAGLAGSSEVMGLKHRLFEQFSPGYGYDAIALAFLSRGNIAGIVATSLFFGALRSGANVMQRSADVPVTVVYAIQGLTVLFIAISFAIERRFRMIRIKTADERR